TATAAACTCACCTCATGCCATCATGGATGCTTCAAAACTTATATTTGATAATCTTTACTCTAATATTAATTATTTTCAAGATTTAATTATATTATGTATAGGTACTGATAGATCTACTGGAGACTCACTAGGTCCTCTTGTAGGACACAAGTTAAACCATTATTTATCTCCCTATAAAAAAGTTCATCTATTTGGTACTTTAGATGAACCAGTTCATGCTAAAAATTTAGAACATGCTATTAATCAAATAGATTCAGCATATATAAACCCTTTCATATTAGCTGTAGATGCTTCATTAGGGAATTTCAATAAAATAGGATATATAAATATCAATAAAGGTCCATTAAAACCGGGATTAGGTGTTAATAAAGATCTGCCTCCCATTGGAGACATGAATATTACTGGAATCGTAAATGTTGGGGGTATAATGGAATATATGGTATTACAAAATACTAGATTAAGCTTAGTAATGAATATGGCAGAAACTATAACTAAAAGTATTAATATAGCTTTGTTTAAACTATACAACAAAACTATAAACCAACAAAAGTAGCCTTTATAAAGGCTACTTTTCTAAATACTCTCCGTATAATATTCTTTTTTAACAGCCCTATCTATTGCTTGCATTTCCTCAACTGATAATGGGTATTCAGATTTTCCATTTTTTATTGGTTTTGCATAGCAAGTAGAATGTTCTCTTCCATAAATACTTGTTAACACAAAACCATTTAAAAAATCATCTAAAAAAGCTATAGAAAAACTTAACTCTGAACCCATATCTCCAAAAGCATTATATCTAATAAAACCTATTTTTTGAACTGCAAAATTTAATTTTTTCTCTAATTTATCCAATTTTTCATATATTTCAACAATATCATCTTTCATTTTATCTATTTCATATCCATTTTTTATTAAAAGTTCTTCAATATCTATTCCATCTTTACCTTGCACTAATTTATCATACCTAGTCTTTAATTTAGAAAATTTAATTTCAACAATTAAGTATAATGCCAACAATAATAAAAAAGCCACTAACAAACCTAAAACAATTTCAACATTATGTATTTCAACTATTTCCCGTATCTGCTCCATATATATATTTCTCCTTTCTTAATTTCCTTTAGATATTTCCCTTA
This portion of the Keratinibaculum paraultunense genome encodes:
- the yyaC gene encoding spore protease YyaC, whose product is MADIISKNYININSPHAIMDASKLIFDNLYSNINYFQDLIILCIGTDRSTGDSLGPLVGHKLNHYLSPYKKVHLFGTLDEPVHAKNLEHAINQIDSAYINPFILAVDASLGNFNKIGYININKGPLKPGLGVNKDLPPIGDMNITGIVNVGGIMEYMVLQNTRLSLVMNMAETITKSINIALFKLYNKTINQQK
- a CDS encoding DUF4446 family protein, which gives rise to MEQIREIVEIHNVEIVLGLLVAFLLLLALYLIVEIKFSKLKTRYDKLVQGKDGIDIEELLIKNGYEIDKMKDDIVEIYEKLDKLEKKLNFAVQKIGFIRYNAFGDMGSELSFSIAFLDDFLNGFVLTSIYGREHSTCYAKPIKNGKSEYPLSVEEMQAIDRAVKKEYYTESI